The DNA segment GGTCTCGATAGAGGGGAGATAGTTGTTGGTGACTCGGTTGAGAAGGGGAGGGAGTGACAGAGATGGGAACGGGAGGgtgattttatatattttttttgtttcttcggGTGTTTGTGAGAAGCATTAGAGTTCTCtgtaaaattcaaaaatatgaGCATTGAAATATGAAATAATTGGGGTTGATATGTAAAACTGAAGATACCACTCCAGCTACTCTCCACTAAGATAggaaaaggcaaattttgctacaggatattatgacttcgcggttttagctgtaggacaccgcgCGAAATGACTTTTATGGAAGACACTTTGAAAACttggatatttgctggtggatACTGTgctcattaaaataataattttgagttgaggaggagataaaaattagagtaaagtccatcaccggtccctaaacttgtactactgtgtcatcccggtccctaaactcgcaaatcgaccgttcaggtcctcaaacttgttcgactgtgtcatcccggtccctaaacttgcagatcactcgtttaggtcctccaactagTTCAGTTGTATCACtccagtccctaaacttggatttgaatatcatctaggtcaaataggacggtctaaagactttatatttaaaaataattcataactttttcatgtgaactctaatgaagacaaactttatatcaaacttgtagccctcgacgcgatctacaactttgtagttgatttttttttattttaagtcattttttgtcccaaagtgtaattttaaaattaaaatttcaaaatctataaacatgcaacaataatttgggaccctaaacagttttaattcaaaaacttttcaactgcaaagttgtaggtcgcgtcgagggctacaattttgatataaagtttgtcttcattagagttcacatgaaaaaattatgaattattttttgatataaagtttttagaccgttcTGTTTAGGGACTGGgttgacacaactgaacaagttggagaaTCTAAACGAGTGATATGCAAGTTTAgtgaccgggatgacacagtcaaATAAGTCTGAGGATCTGAACGGTCGATTTACGAGTTTAGAGACCAGGATGACACAgtggtacaagtttagggaccggtgatggactttactctagaAATTAagtgaaagttttaaaatgCCCTTGGAGCCACCATATctcccatctctcttctctccgtCCCCTTATTCCATACTACTatggtcgccgccgctcgtcgtcaaCCACAGAGGTggcatggccgccgccttgTACTCCGGCATCAGCCGCCCAGACATGAACCTCAAGCCACACGCGTTGCAGAGGGTCTTGGGACCCAGGGGACCCGTCAGCAGCTACGACGTTTTCTCCGACGCGCAGTGCATGCACCGCCACGTACACGCCGGCCTCCATGCGCACCTTCACCCCCGCGGGGCCGGGGCTCTTCTTGCCGCGGCTGCCGCTGGAG comes from the Oryza glaberrima chromosome 9, OglaRS2, whole genome shotgun sequence genome and includes:
- the LOC127785442 gene encoding uncharacterized protein LOC127785442, with product MAAAAAPASAANNGGGNWPGQDSCLTAAPGRGAHSKRSCATAATAAAWHTLGPHPTFQSSLSSSRPSSDFPSSKKLSATRLNGSSGSRGKKSPGPAGVKVRMEAGVYVAVHALRVGENVVAADGSPGSQDPLQRVWLEVHVWAADAGVQGGGHATSVVDDERRRP